A single window of Kiloniellales bacterium DNA harbors:
- a CDS encoding amidase: protein MTQDPALLSACELRDLYRDGALSPVEATEAALARIETLDPQLNAYLLVDAEGALTAARESEDRWQKGEPRGLLDGVPTSVKDILLTEGWPTLRGSRTVDPDQDWSEDAPGVARVREHGAVLLGKTTTPEFGWKGVTDSPLTGITRNPWNLGKTPGGSSGGAAAAVAAGMGALAFGTDGGGSIRIPAGFTGIFGHKPSFGRVPAYPLSPFGTVAHVGPMTRSVADAALMLTVIAEPDPRDPYALPPDGHDYLTDLDRGVRGLRIAFSPSLGGKPVDPEVAALVERAALRFSELGATVEIAEPEMPDCGEIFRTLWFAGAGYILASLTEAQRALVDPGLLEIARIGTEITLHRHIEAVRAREAFSQTMKAFHWQGWDLLLTPSLPIPAFDVGLEMPPDQGEQRWVDWTPFTYPFNLTGQPAASIPCGLTAAGLPVGLQIVGPHFADARVLQAAAAFEAVAPFPLPEL from the coding sequence ATGACCCAAGACCCAGCCTTGCTGAGCGCCTGCGAGCTTCGAGACCTCTACCGTGACGGGGCGCTCTCGCCCGTGGAGGCCACCGAGGCGGCCCTGGCGCGCATCGAGACGCTCGACCCGCAGCTCAACGCCTACCTCCTGGTCGATGCCGAAGGCGCCCTGACGGCGGCCAGGGAGTCCGAGGATCGCTGGCAGAAGGGCGAGCCCCGCGGTCTGCTCGACGGCGTGCCGACCTCGGTCAAGGACATCCTGCTGACCGAGGGCTGGCCGACCCTTCGCGGCTCGCGCACGGTGGATCCGGACCAGGACTGGAGCGAGGACGCGCCCGGCGTCGCGCGGGTGCGCGAGCACGGCGCCGTCCTGCTCGGCAAGACCACGACGCCGGAGTTCGGCTGGAAGGGGGTGACCGACAGCCCGCTGACCGGGATCACGCGCAACCCCTGGAACCTCGGGAAGACGCCGGGGGGCTCCTCGGGCGGCGCCGCAGCGGCGGTGGCCGCGGGCATGGGCGCCCTGGCCTTCGGCACCGACGGCGGCGGCTCGATCCGGATTCCCGCCGGCTTTACCGGCATCTTCGGCCACAAGCCCAGCTTCGGTCGCGTCCCCGCCTACCCGCTGAGCCCCTTCGGCACCGTCGCCCACGTCGGGCCCATGACCCGCTCGGTCGCCGACGCGGCCCTGATGCTGACCGTGATCGCCGAGCCGGATCCGCGCGACCCCTACGCCCTGCCGCCCGACGGGCACGACTACCTGACGGACCTGGACCGGGGCGTCCGGGGCCTGCGCATCGCCTTCAGCCCGAGCCTGGGCGGCAAGCCGGTCGATCCGGAGGTCGCGGCCCTGGTCGAGCGGGCCGCCCTGCGCTTCAGCGAGCTGGGCGCCACGGTCGAGATCGCCGAGCCCGAGATGCCCGACTGCGGGGAGATCTTCCGGACCCTCTGGTTCGCCGGCGCCGGCTACATCCTGGCTTCGCTGACCGAGGCGCAGCGGGCACTCGTGGACCCCGGGCTGCTGGAGATCGCCAGGATCGGCACCGAGATCACGCTGCACCGGCATATCGAAGCGGTGCGCGCACGCGAGGCCTTCTCCCAGACCATGAAGGCCTTTCACTGGCAGGGCTGGGATCTTCTGCTGACGCCGAGCCTGCCGATCCCGGCCTTCGACGTGGGCCTGGAGATGCCGCCGGACCAGGGCGAGCAGCGCTGGGTCGACTGGACCCCCTTCACCTATCCCTTCAACCTGACCGGACAGCCGGCGGCCAGCATTCCCTGCGGCCTGACCGCGGCCGGCCTCCCGGTCGGGCTCCAGATCGTCGGCCCGCACTTCGCCGACGCCCGGGTCCTGCAGGCCGCGGCGGCCTTCGAGGCCGTGGCGCCCTTCCCCCTGCCCGAGCTCTGA
- a CDS encoding GcrA family cell cycle regulator, with product MTWTEERVAELIRLWQAGHSASAIGKMLGVSKNAVVGKAHRMQLPSRPSPIKQSTMPRRISKPVQPVTKTVITRPAAPAPRRAVRYAKGRSCMWPIGDPGEPDFHFCGGPAIENKPYCEEHCARAYITRSRSSGDEAA from the coding sequence ATGACCTGGACAGAGGAACGCGTCGCGGAGCTCATCCGCCTCTGGCAGGCGGGGCACAGCGCTTCGGCCATCGGCAAGATGCTGGGGGTATCGAAGAACGCCGTGGTGGGCAAGGCGCACCGAATGCAGCTGCCGTCGCGTCCATCGCCGATCAAACAGAGCACCATGCCGCGGCGCATTTCCAAGCCGGTTCAGCCGGTGACCAAGACCGTGATCACTCGTCCGGCGGCGCCCGCGCCCCGGCGCGCCGTCCGCTATGCCAAGGGCCGCAGCTGCATGTGGCCGATCGGCGATCCGGGCGAGCCGGACTTCCACTTCTGTGGCGGCCCCGCGATCGAGAACAAGCCTTATTGCGAAGAACATTGTGCGCGCGCCTACATCACGCGCAGCCGCAGCAGCGGCGACGAGGCCGCCTGA
- a CDS encoding gamma-glutamyltransferase, whose product MAGRGAGKGAVAAGHPATAAAAREIIEDGGSAVDGALGAMCAACVAEPVLASLGGGGFFLAAGPETPAVLYDFFVETPLRRRPVEEIEFFPIEADFGPATQEFHIGLGAMATPGFPRGLFEVHRQLGRLPMARILKPAIALARNGIALRASEAFIFQVVAPVFTASEAAREVYGSGEGLLKEGEILRQPELAETLEALAEEGDRLFYEGEIAAALTRFCRETGGQITEADLGRYAAVRRRPLERRYRGARVLTNPPPSTGGILIAFALDLLSGRAWAPEDFDSPERLAALARVMALTDRARLESRLHEAMGQAEEDAALRRLFDPDLVARYRARVEGRPAARRGTTHISVVDGAGNLAAVTLSNGEGCGRLLPRTGIMLNNMLGEQDLNPRGFHAWPEGVRLASMMAPSLAFLEHGRIAALGSGGSNRIRTAVLQVLLNLIDFEQPAEQAVAAPRLHVERDQAELETGFPEAAVEAARGEVTRLATWPPRNLFFGGVHVATRDRSGRFQASGDPRRSGVGVTF is encoded by the coding sequence ATGGCCGGCAGGGGGGCGGGCAAGGGGGCGGTGGCGGCGGGGCATCCCGCCACGGCGGCGGCGGCCCGGGAGATCATCGAGGACGGCGGCAGCGCCGTCGACGGCGCCCTGGGCGCCATGTGCGCGGCCTGCGTCGCCGAGCCGGTCCTGGCCTCCCTGGGCGGCGGCGGCTTCTTCCTCGCTGCCGGACCCGAGACGCCGGCGGTGCTCTACGACTTCTTCGTCGAGACGCCCTTGAGACGCCGGCCGGTCGAGGAGATCGAGTTCTTCCCGATCGAGGCCGACTTCGGCCCGGCGACCCAGGAGTTCCACATCGGCCTGGGCGCCATGGCGACGCCCGGCTTCCCGCGCGGCCTCTTCGAGGTCCATCGGCAGCTCGGGCGGCTGCCCATGGCCCGGATCCTGAAGCCGGCCATCGCCCTGGCCCGCAACGGCATAGCCCTGCGCGCCAGCGAAGCCTTCATCTTCCAGGTCGTGGCGCCGGTCTTCACCGCCAGCGAGGCGGCCCGCGAGGTCTATGGCTCCGGCGAGGGCCTGCTGAAGGAAGGCGAGATCCTGCGCCAGCCGGAGCTGGCCGAGACCTTGGAAGCCCTGGCCGAAGAGGGCGACCGCCTGTTCTACGAAGGCGAGATCGCGGCCGCGCTGACCCGCTTCTGCCGCGAGACCGGCGGGCAGATCACCGAAGCGGACCTGGGACGCTACGCCGCCGTCCGGCGCCGCCCCCTGGAGCGCCGCTATCGCGGCGCCCGCGTCCTGACTAACCCGCCGCCCTCGACCGGCGGCATCCTGATCGCCTTCGCCCTGGACCTGCTGTCCGGCCGGGCATGGGCGCCCGAGGACTTCGATTCCCCCGAAAGGCTGGCGGCTTTGGCCCGGGTCATGGCCCTGACCGACCGGGCGCGGCTGGAATCCCGGCTCCACGAGGCAATGGGCCAAGCCGAGGAGGACGCCGCGCTGCGGCGGCTCTTCGATCCGGACCTCGTGGCGCGCTACCGGGCTCGGGTCGAAGGACGTCCCGCGGCCCGGCGCGGCACGACGCACATCAGCGTCGTCGACGGGGCCGGCAATCTGGCGGCCGTCACCCTGTCCAACGGCGAGGGTTGCGGCCGCCTGCTGCCCAGGACCGGTATCATGCTCAACAACATGCTGGGCGAGCAGGACCTGAACCCGCGCGGCTTCCACGCCTGGCCGGAGGGGGTGCGCCTGGCTTCCATGATGGCGCCGAGCCTGGCCTTTCTCGAGCACGGCCGGATCGCCGCCCTGGGCTCGGGCGGCTCCAACCGAATCCGCACCGCGGTCCTTCAGGTGCTGCTGAACCTGATCGACTTCGAGCAGCCGGCCGAGCAGGCGGTGGCCGCCCCGCGGCTCCACGTCGAGCGCGACCAGGCGGAACTCGAGACCGGCTTCCCGGAGGCAGCCGTCGAGGCGGCGCGCGGCGAGGTCACCAGGCTGGCGACTTGGCCGCCCAGGAACCTCTTCTTCGGGGGCGTCCACGTCGCCACCCGGGACCGTAGCGGCCGCTTCCAGGCCTCGGGCGACCCTCGGCGCAGCGGCGTCGGCGTCACCTTCTAG